The following coding sequences lie in one Saccharomyces mikatae IFO 1815 strain IFO1815 genome assembly, chromosome: 10 genomic window:
- the MCM22 gene encoding Mcm22p (similar to Saccharomyces cerevisiae MCM22 (YJR135C); ancestral locus Anc_4.366), translating into MNTEKEILDIYIKNLENQIGNKRYFLKQAQNAVDEITRRTVDTEEKPANPSIFAELLKKPMFLSERADPIGYSLTSNFLASRAQSSSEWLSVMSDHSVDKKAMVSLQKNINNDLEELLRKLEHQLTVIDNRKLDEVRVRTPKVRNKELWVSLENFVKNFLASNLNNNDEPIDELTSEILGLLKRLIEHDLNLTLGDFSFRTMPIYRLGLRANIITVTRDSTNPEIKYIKLIDFNETSLT; encoded by the coding sequence ATGAATACTGAGAAGGAAATATTGGatatatacataaaaaatttggaaaatcaAATTGGGAACAAAcgatattttttgaagcaagCTCAAAATGCTGTTGATGAGATCACAAGAAGAACCGTAGatactgaagaaaaaccGGCTAACCCTAGCATCTTTGCAGAGTTATTAAAAAAACCGATGTTTTTATCGGAAAGAGCAGATCCGATTGGCTACAGCTTGACATCGAATTTTCTTGCTTCGAGGGCCCAAAGTTCCAGTGAATGGCTTTCAGTGATGAGCGATCATTCAGTTGATAAAAAAGCGATGGTGTCGTTacagaaaaatatcaacaatgaCTTGGAAGAATTGCTAAGAAAACTAGAGCACCAACTGACCGTTATAGATAATAGGAAACTGGACGAAGTCCGTGTAAGGACACCAAAAGTCAGAAATAAGGAGCTTTGGGTCTCACTGGAGAACtttgtgaaaaattttttagcatcaaatttgaataataatgatgaacCAATAGATGAATTAACGAGTGAGATCTTGggattattgaaaagactGATTGAGCATGATTTAAATCTAACATTGGGCGACTTTTCATTTAGAACGATGCCAATATACAGATTAGGGCTTAGAGCAAATATAATAACAGTAACTAGGGACTCTACAAATCCAGAAATTAAGTATATCAAACTGATAGATTTCAATGAGACCAGTCTGACTTAA
- the TIM8 gene encoding protein transporter TIM8 (similar to Saccharomyces cerevisiae TIM8 (YJR135W-A); ancestral locus Anc_4.367) — protein sequence MSSLSTSDLASLDDTSKREIATFLEGENSKQKVQMSIHQFTNTCFKKCVESVNNPNLSSQEEQCLSNCVNRFLDTNIRIVNGLQNTH from the coding sequence atgtcCTCCCTATCCACGTCTGATTTGGCCTCTCTTGATGACACTTCCAAAAGGGAAATTGCTACTTTCCTAGAGGGTGAGAATTCCAAGCAAAAAGTTCAAATGTCAATCCATCAATTCACCAATAcctgtttcaaaaaatgcGTTGAATCTGTTAATAATCCTAATTTGAGTTCTCAAGAAGAGCAGTGTTTGTCTAACTGTGTGAATAGGTTTTTGGATACTAATATCAGGATTGTGAACGGGCTGCAAAACACCCATTAA
- the TTI2 gene encoding Tti2p (similar to Saccharomyces cerevisiae TTI2 (YJR136C); ancestral locus Anc_4.368) has product MTPIDDIISELNELKISSARLSELCLQLREKVDTTCAITVADEIKLIESLSYHSISSRLDIQINNDVLKTIDRYFQLSEGNYDGIMWGLISALQPLLLKGKSNSGLKEQRNPGLKPTLGLSMKEDNITKAWVNQGGLKSIPLFYVILLYLKRKDVSTNLSWIIPGIINILDNTTDIRKIKLRGVLLLKTLLDYTFMSEPDNPKWIQFSSTGLFPLFEKTLINMCYFLPPSYSADETVAIWRIVFPTILALYKVEFFADYTKYQYHLEKFMSGILLQNIIPRVSLAHENLTLYALETVSNMLKLQKEGSVVHLQRLIFVLGEYTVRNPFFSAFPKLVSKTLSVITTLIKVCPNERVVAHKFDILSLILITFDKCSQENALNESILQQCKDTIKWLLSYDCDMEDELSTLSKQPRFHLLFQFS; this is encoded by the coding sequence ATGACACCAATAGATGATATTATCAGTGAACTAAATGAactaaaaatttcttcgGCAAGACTTTCAGAATTGTGTCTTCAATTACGAGAAAAGGTGGACACTACTTGTGCGATCACGGTGGCCGATGAGATCAAACTTATCGAGTCTCTGTCATACCACTCCATATCTTCACGATTAGACATACAGATCAATAATGACGTTTTGAAAACTATAGATCGCTACTTCCAGCTTAGTGAAGGTAACTACGATGGTATTATGTGGGGCCTTATCTCTGCATTGCAACCGTTACTTTTAAAAGGCAAAAGCAACTCTGGGCTCAAAGAGCAACGAAATCCTGGCCTCAAACCCACACTTGGATTATCGATGAAAGAAGACAACATCACAAAAGCGTGGGTAAATCAGGGTGGCTTAAAAAGTATTCCATTATTCTACGTAATTTTGTTATATTTAAAGAGGAAAGATGTATCTACGAATCTTTCTTGGATCATTCCAGGAATTATAAACATACTAGATAACACCACCGATATAAGGAAAATCAAACTTCGTGGTGTTTTATTACTGAAAACGCTTTTAGACTATACCTTTATGAGTGAACCCGATAACCCCAAGTGGATACAATTCTCTAGTACTGGTTTATTCCCACTGTTTGAGAAAACGTTGATTAATATGTGTTATTTCCTGCCACCATCATATAGTGCGGATGAAACAGTAGCTATATGGCGAATAGTTTTTCCAACAATACTGGCGTTATATAAGGTAGAATTTTTCGCCGATTACACTAAATACCAATATCATCTAGAGAAGTTCATGTCAGGAATTCTTTTGCAAAACATAATTCCTAGGGTTAGTCTTGCACACGAAAATTTGACCCTATATGCATTGGAAACCGTATCAAATATGCtcaaacttcaaaaagaagGGTCTGTCGTACACCTTCAAAGGctgatttttgttttaggTGAATATACAGTACGAAACCCTTTTTTCTCAGCCTTTCCTAAGCtagtttcaaaaactctTTCTGTGATAACCACTCTCATAAAGGTTTGCCCGAACGAAAGAGTTGTGGCTCACAAGTTCGACATTTTATCATTGATCCTGATTACATTCGACAAGTGTTCGCAGGAGAACGCATTGAACGAATCAATCCTACAACAGTGCAAGGACACGATCAAATGGTTGCTGAGTTATGACTGCGATATggaagatgagttatcgACATTATCCAAGCAACCGCGCTTTCATTTACTCTTTCAGTTCTCATAG
- the MET5 gene encoding sulfite reductase (NADPH) subunit beta (similar to Saccharomyces cerevisiae MET5 (YJR137C); ancestral locus Anc_4.370), whose protein sequence is MTASDLLTLPQLLAQYSSSASQNKVFYTTSTKNSHSSFKGLESAVTDATHLLNNQDPLNAIKNQLSRDILTTVFTDETTLVKSIHHLYSLPNMLPLVITVDLNLQDYSVIPALKDLSFPILISSDLQTAISNAASSYQIAANSLSPVFHFINLEKIGTSTVIEQDIDVPTLEIATEETAVALQEIAVPLANFELVKGKDSPTTVIVNLSPYDAELGNVLPPSAGLIKIKVYRPWNFSKFLEILPSSVTKIAVLQGVSKKSQSNEFQPFLLDFFSNFNDLVSRNIEQVVLTNVGIVDDYQNIVNTVISNINKKEPDTNLFLGKSNEKAEEQAEVAQLISSINKVVNLEDAYIKVLKQLFSSNLQVLNQFSSDTIEASNPEFGFGRFLKQETQREELINLAKSSLDPSLYFSEDANKIVQLLSKWLAFHGQDLDEAQLQEANATGLEIFQLLQSNQDSSTALKFLEIAPSSDSFIFKSSWLIGSDAWSYDLGHSGIQQVLSSRKNINVLLIDSEPYDHRKQNQDRKKDVGLYAMNYYSAYVASVAVYASYTQLLTAIIEASKYNGPSIVLAYLPYNSENDTPLEVLKETKNAVESGYWPLYRFNPIYDDPSTDKEAFSLDSSVIRKQLQDFLDRENKLTLLTRKDPSLSRNLKQSAGDALTRKQEKRSKAAFDQLLEGLSGPPLHIYYASDGGNAANLAKRLGARASARGLKATVLSMDEIILEELPGEENVVFITSTAGQGEFPQDGKSFWEALKNDTDLDLATLNVAVFGLGDSEYWPRKEDKHYFNKPSQDLFKRLELLSAKTLIPLGLGDDQDADGFQTAYSEWEPKLWEALGVSAAAVDDEPKPVTNEDIKRESNFLRGTISENLKDTSSGGVTHANEQLMKFHGIYTQDDRDIREIRKSQGLEPYYMFMARARLPGGKTTPQQWLALDHLSDTSGNGTLKLTTRATFQIHGVLKKNLKHTLRGMNAVLMDTLAAAGDVNRNVMVSALPTNAKVHQQIADMGKLISDHFLPKTTAYHEVWLEGPEEQDEDPSWPSIFENRKDGPRKKKTLVSGNALVDIEPIYGPTYLPRKFKFNIAVPPYNDVDVLSIDVGLVGIVNPETQIVEGYNVFVGGGMGTTHNNKKTYPRLGSCLGFVKTEDIIPPMEGIVIVQRDHGDRKDRKHARLKYTVDDMGVEGFKQKVEEYWGKKFEPERPFEFKSNIDYFGWIKDETGLNHFTAFIENGRVEDTPDLPQKTGIRKVAEYMLKSNSGHFRLTGNQHLVISNITDEHIGEIKSILKAYKLDNTDFSGLRLSSSSCVGLPTCGLAFAESERFLPDIITQLEDCLEEYGLRHDSIIMRMTGCPNGCARPWLGELALVGKAPHTYNLMLGGGYLGQRLNKLYKANVKDEEIVDYIKPLFKRYALEREDGEHFGDFCIRVGIIKPTTEGKYFHEDVSEDAY, encoded by the coding sequence atgaCTGCTTCAGATCTCTTGACGCTGCCACAATTGTTGGCGCAATATTCCTCGAGTGCTTCCCAAAATAAAGTGTTCTACACTACTAGCACAAAAAATAGTCATTCATCCTTCAAAGGGTTAGAATCTGCTGTGACAGATGCTACTCATCTGTTGAATAATCAAGACCCATTAAATGCCATCAAAAATCAACTTTCCAGAGATATTTTAACTACTGTTTTTACAGATGAAACTACTTTGGTCAAGTCCATTCACCATTTATATTCCCTACCTAACATGCTTCCATTGGTGATCACAGTGGATTTGAACTTGCAAGATTATTCTGTGATTCCTGCACTGAAAGATCTTTCTTTCCCCATCTTAATATCTTCTGATTTACAAACTGCAATTTCGAACGCAGCTTCTTCTTACCAGATTGCTGCAAATTCTCTGAGCCcagtttttcattttattaatttggaaaaaattggCACGAGTACAGTTATCGAACAAGATATCGACGTTCCAACTTTGGAGATTGCTACCGAAGAAACTGCAGTAGCGTTGCAAGAGATTGCTGTTCCATTGGCGAATTTCGAACTGGTCAAGGGCAAAGACTCGCCCACAACTGTTATTGTTAACTTGTCTCCATATGATGCAGAATTAGGCAATGTATTACCTCCAAGCGCCGGCCTGATTAAAATCAAAGTCTACAGACCatggaatttttccaagtttttAGAAATACTGCCATCTTCCGTTACAAAAATTGCTGTTTTGCAAGGTGTCTCTAAGAAATCACAGTCAAACGAGTTTCAaccatttcttttggaCTTCTTCAGTAACTTTAATGACTTGGTGTCTAGAAATATCGAACAGGTGGTGCTAACTAATGTTGGTATCGTAGATGATTACCAAAACATTGTTAATACCGTTATATCgaatatcaacaaaaagGAACCAGACACTAACCTATTCTTGGGTAAATCCAATGAAAAGGCCGAGGAACAAGCTGAAGTTGCTCAGTTGATCTCTTCCATCAACAAAGTTGTGAATTTAGAAGACGCCTATATAAAAGTACTAAAACAGTTATTTTCATCGAATTTACAAGTTTTGAATCAATTTTCTAGTGATACGATTGAAGCAAGTAATCCGGAATTTGGTTTTGGCCGctttttgaaacaagaaactCAACGTGAAGAACTAATCAACTTGGCTAAATCCTCACTTGATCCAAGTCTTTACTTTTCGGAGGATGCGaacaaaattgttcaattaTTATCGAAATGGTTAGCATTCCATGGGCAGGATCTTGATGAAGCTCAATTACAGGAAGCCAATGCAACAGGTTTGGAAATATTTCAATTGTTGCAATCTAATCAAGATTCTTCAACCGCTTTAAAATTTCTAGAGATAGCCCCATCAAGcgattcttttattttcaaatcaagTTGGCTTATTGGTTCCGATGCTTGGTCTTATGATTTAGGTCACTCAGGTATTCAACAAGTTTTATCTTCTCGCAAAAACATTAACGTTCTATTGATTGATTCAGAACCGTATGACCATAGAAAACAGAACCAAgatagaaagaaagatgTTGGCTTATACGCAATGAACTACTACAGTGCCTACGTAGCCTCCGTCGCCGTCTATGCCTCGTACACCCAACTATTGACTGCGATTATAGAGGCTTCTAAGTATAATGGTCCTTCTATCGTTTTAGCTTACCTGCCATATAATTCAGAAAATGATACTCCATTAGAAGTTCTAAAGGAAACCAAGAATGCTGTTGAATCTGGCTATTGGCCATTGTATAGGTTTAATCCAATCTATGACGATCCATCAACAGATAAGGAGGCATTCAGCTTAGATTCTTCGGTAATCAGGAAGCAATTACAAGACTTCTTAGACCGTGAAAACAAGCTGACTTTATTAACCAGAAAGGACCCATCCTTATCAAGAAATTTAAAGCAATCTGCCGGTGATGCATTGACGaggaaacaagaaaaaagaagtaaaGCTGCCTTTGATCAACTATTGGAAGGTTTATCAGGGCCACCATTGCACATATACTACGCTTCAGATGGTGGCAATGCTGCAAACTTAGCAAAGAGACTAGGAGCAAGAGCCTCTGCAAGAGGTTTGAAGGCTACCGTACTATCCATGGATGAAATCATACTGGAAGAGCTACctggtgaagaaaatgtaGTTTTCATAACTTCCACCGCTGGACAAGGTGAATTTCCTCAAGACGGTAAGTCATTCTGGGAGGCCCTAAAGAACGATACAGACTTGGATTTAGCGACCCTGAACGTTGCTGTTTTTGGTCTAGGTGATTCAGAATATTGGCCACGTAAAGAGGataaacattattttaACAAACCTTCACAAGATTTATTCAAGCGTTTAGAATTACTAAGTGCTAAGACCTTAATTCCACTAGGACTGGGTGATGATCAAGATGCCGATGGTTTCCAAACTGCTTATTCTGAGTGGGAACCTAAGTTATGGGAAGCTCTTGGTGTTTCCGCCGCTGCTGTCGACGATGAGCCAAAACCTGTTACTAACGAAGATATCAAGAGGGAGTCTAATTTCTTAAGAGGAACCATCAGTGAAAATCTAAAAGACACATCTTCCGGTGGTGTCACTCACGCTAATGAacaattgatgaaatttcaCGGTATTTACACTCAAGACGATCGTGACATTAGAGAAATACGTAAGTCGCAAGGTTTAGAACCATACTATATGTTCATGGCAAGAGCTCGTTTACCAGGTGGTAAAACCACCCCACAACAGTGGCTTGCTCTGGATCATTTATCTGATACTTCAGGTAATGGTACTTTAAAATTAACCACGAGAGcaacttttcaaatccaTGGTGttttaaaaaagaacttgaaaCATACCTTGAGAGGGATGAACGCGGTTCTTATGGACACACTTGCCGCTGCAGGTGACGTTAATAGAAATGTTATGGTTTCAGCTTTACCAACCAATGCTAAGGTTCACCAACAAATCGCTGACATGGGAAAATTGATTTCTGATCATTTCTTACCAAAGACTACAGCCTACCATGAAGTTTGGTTAGAAGGGCCAGAAGAACAGGACGAAGATCCATCATGGCCATctatctttgaaaatagaaaagatgGTCccagaaaaaagaagacacTAGTCAGTGGTAACGCTTTAGTTGATATAGAACCAATTTACGGTCCAACTTATTTGCCAAGAAAGTTCAAGTTTAACATCGCTGTCCCTCCATACAATGACGTTGATGTCTTATCTATCGACGTCGGTTTGGTCGGTATTGTTAACCCAGAAACTCAAATCGTAGAGGGTTACAATGTATTTGTTGGGGGTGGTATGGGTACCACACATAACAATAAGAAGACTTATCCAAGATTAGGTTCATGCTTAGGTTTTGTTAAAACTGAAGATATTATCCCCCCAATGGAAGGTATTGTCATTGTCCAAAGAGATCACGGTGATCGTAAGGACCGTAAACATGCTCGTTTAAAGTATACTGTAGATGATATGGGTGTTGAAGGcttcaaacaaaaagtaGAAGAATATTGGGGTAAGAAGTTCGAGCCTGAGAGACCATTCGAGTTCAAGTCTAATATTGATTACTTTGGATGGATTAAAGACGAAACTGGATTAAACCACTTCACTgcatttattgaaaatggtaGAGTTGAGGATACTCCAGATTTACCCCAGAAGACTGGTATCAGAAAAGTTGCTGAATACATGCTCAAGTCTAATTCCGGCCATTTCAGACTTACTGGTAATCAACATCTGGTCATTTCTAATATTACAGATGAACATATTGGTGAAATAAAATCTATTCTGAAGGCTTATAAATTGGATAACACTGATTTCAGTGGGTTGAGattatcttcatcatcctgTGTTGGTCTGCCAACATGTGGTTTGGCGTTCGCTGAATCTGAACGTTTCCTACCTGATATCATTACCCAATTGGAAGACTGTTTAGAAGAATATGGTTTACGTCACGattctattattatgaGAATGACTGGTTGTCCTAATGGTTGTGCTCGTCCTTGGTTGGGTGAATTGGCCCTTGTTGGTAAGGCTCCCCACACTTACAACTTGATGCTTGGTGGTGGTTATCTTGGCCAAAGACTAAACAAATTATATAAAGCCAATGTGAAAGATGAGGAAATTGTTGATTACATCAAACCATTATTTAAAAGGTACGCtttagaaagagaagacGGTGAACACTTTGGTGACTTCTGTATAAGAGTCGGCATCATCAAACCAACCACTGAAGGTAAATACTTCCATGAAGATGTGTCTGAAGATGCCTATTAG